A region from the Lolium perenne isolate Kyuss_39 chromosome 4, Kyuss_2.0, whole genome shotgun sequence genome encodes:
- the LOC127292774 gene encoding UDP-glycosyltransferase 83A1-like — MQSLMQLQLAWQSLWYAYAMSYIYAGEYPCRPHGVTNFDLAIVLEAIAIIAQTNSMATAAQPRVMVLPFPAQGHVIPLMELSRKLVKHGFEIDFINTEFNHGRLLEALEEKGAIPGGIHMLSIPDGLGPAEDHTDIGAFVKGLPAAMSGRLEEMITSRKIKWMIADVSMSWALQLATTAGVRVALFSTYSAAVFGLRMNLPKLIEDGVLDESGNVMRHERVQLMPPIDAGEIPWVSLGSTAERRKTNVQNVLRTNRLMPLAETIICNTFIEMEPDALALLPNALPLGPLVAPTARPAGHFLPEDLTCLTWLDTQAPGSVIYIAFGSSGVLDATQFQELADGLALSGRPFMWVVRPKFTTGVGQDWLDVFKHRVDAKGLVVGWAPQQRVLSHPSVACFVSHCGWNSTMEGMLHGVPFACWPYFADQFCNQSYICNVWGTGVKLCRDKRGVVTKEEIESKVAWLLGDEEIKGRAAKWKHKACASIIEGGSSHQNFLELVNLVREQSYLSG; from the exons ATTGTTTTGGAGGCCATAGCCATTATAGCGCAAACAAACTCAATGGCTACTGCTGCTCAACCTCGTGTCATGGTGCTACCGTTCCCTGCACAAGGCCATGTCATCCCGCTCATGGAGCTCTCGCGCAAACTCGTCAAGCACGGCTTCGAGATCGACTTCATAAACACCGAGTTCAACCACGGTCGTCTCCTTGAAGCCTTAGAAGAGAAGGGAGCAATCCCTGGTGGAATTCACATGCTCTCCATCCCAGATGGCCTAGGACCTGCTGAGGACCACACCGATATCGGTGCATTTGTCAAGGGCCTACCGGCCGCCATGTCCGGCCGTCTCGAGGAGATGATCACATCGAGAAAGATCAAGTGGATGATAGCAGACGTGTCCATGAGCTGGGCGCTGCAGCTGGCCACCACAGCCGGTGTCCGTGTCGCCCTGTTCTCCACTTACTCTGCGGCCGTGTTTGGGCTCAGGATGAACCTCCCCAAACTGATAGAAGATGGTGTTCTGGACGAAAGCG GGAATGTAATGAGGCATGAGAGGGTGCAACTGATGCCGCCCATCGACGCGGGAGAAATCCCATGGGTCAGCCTGGGAAGCACCGCTGAGAGGCGCAAAACCAACGTCCAAAACGTCCTGAGGACCAACCGGTTGATGCCACTGGCTGAGACGATCATCTGTAACACTTTCATCGAGATGGAACCAGACGCGCTGGCTCTCCTCCCCAACGCGCTGCCGCTCGGCCCGCTGGTTGCGCCGACGGCGAGGCCAGCCGGACATTTCCTGCCCGAAGACCTGACATGCCTGACCTGGCTGGACACGCAGGCCCCTGGCTCCGTTATCTACATCGCCTTCGGGAGCTCGGGCGTCTTGGACGCGACACAGTTCCAAGAGCTCGCCGACGGGCTCGCCCTCTCCGGCCGACCGTTCATGTGGGTGGTCCGTCCGAAATTCACCACCGGCGTCGGACAAGATTGGTTGGACGTGTTCAAGCACCGCGTCGATGCCAAGGGGCTAGTCGTTGGCTGGGCACCGCAGCAGCGCGTGCTTTCGCACCCCTCCGTCGCCTGCTTCGTGTCACACTGTGGGTGGAACTCGACCATGGAAGGCATGCTGCACGGCGTACCGTTCGCGTGCTGGCCTTACTTCGCCGACCAGTTCTGCAACCAGAGCTACATCTGCAACGTGTGGGGCACGGGCGTCAAACTTTGCCGTGACAAACGAGGGGTGGTCACCAAAGAGGAGATCGAGAGCAAGGTCGCCTGGCTGCTCGGAGACGAAGAGATCAAAGGGAGGGCCGCGAAGTGGAAGCACAAGGCGTGTGCCAGCATCATAGAGGGCGGATCTTCCCATCAGAACTTCCTCGAGCTTGTGAATCTGGTAAGAGAACAATCCTACCTTAGTGGATGA